One Rhizoctonia solani chromosome 2, complete sequence DNA segment encodes these proteins:
- a CDS encoding glycoside hydrolase family 43 protein: MRLLHILALFSFSLVSYAAAFTNPIKAKDGSDPYIVYSNGYYYLTTTTWSNIQITRATSMAGLKTATPKVVWSDSTASRCCNLWAPEIHWIAGQSSWFIYYTAGVAGTANFDGQRLHVLKGSSNDIWASSWSYAGRIVIPNRDVWAIDATVLFLPSGPYLVFSSWDGDEQCLWISKMNSATTVGSPVKISRPSNSWEQIGGKTNEGPAALYHGGRTWIIYSASSCAGTGYSLGSIELTGVDPLSASSWTKYNNGPIFKSAFGNYAPGHNGFFTAPSGNIYNVYHASPSTITCDGNRRTMVQAVGWHSDGTPNLGEPRALTDNVPEPA; this comes from the exons ATGAGATTACTCCATATTCTCGCCCTCTTCTCGTTCTCGCTCGTCTCGTACGCAGCAGCATTTACCAACCCTATCAAAGCTAAGGATGGATCCGACCCGTATATT GTGTACTCAAATGGGTATTATTACTTGACCA CGACAACATGGAGCAATATTCAGATTACCCGTGCTACT TCCATGGCTGGTCTGAAAACAGCTACCCCAAAGGTCGTCTGGTCGGATTCAACGGCTTCCAGGTGCTGCAACCTTT GGGCTCCTGAGATTCATTGGATTGCCGGGCAATCATCGTGGTTCAT ATATTACACTGCTGGTGTCGCTGGAACTGCAAACTTTGACGGACAGCGCCTACACGTATTGAAAGGTAGCTCTAACGATATATGGGCATCGTCTTGGTCCTATGCTG GACGCATCGTGATCCCCAACCGAGATGTCTGGGCCATCGATGCAACCGTCCTGTTCCTTCCTTCTGGACCGTACCTTGTCTTTTCAAGCTGGGACGGCGACGAACAGTGTCTCTGGATTTC GAAGATGAATTCGGCCACAACTGTGGGCAGTCCTGTTAAAATATCTCGCCCTTCCAATTCGTGGGAGCAAATAGGTGGTAAAACCAACGAAGGACCTG CTGCTCTTTACCATGGCGGCAGGACATGGATTATAT ACTCGGCCTCGAGTTGTGCCGGAACTGGATACTCCTTGGGAAGTATTGAGCTCACCGGGGTTGATCCCCTCTCTGCATCGTCGTGGACCAAATACAACAATGGTCCTATCTTCAAGTCGGCTTTTGGAAACTACGCT CCGGGCCATAACGGATTCTTTACCGC TCCGTCTGGAAACATCTACAAC GTATACCATGCTTCCCCATCCACTATCACCTGTGATGGGAATCGGCGAACAATGGTGCAGGCTGTTGGATGGCACTCTGACGGCACTCCGAACTTGGGTGAACCGCGTGCGCTCACAGATAATGTACCCGAGCCCGCTTGA
- a CDS encoding Rho guanine nucleotide exchange factor, whose product MAPPLELAAANEQENTSESGGNILDLVQLSELLLFNNREMKQRLKLNDPARRLIHQGTLRHKSKKKEYKLFLFDHALIITKPKVIDGRERLHLVDHPTPIQLLQVSSEQTRPNILGFIPLPRNKVRHQLRFLSHGKRFNREKPLILLSPTADVAQAWVENVDAQRDTNRRSTESNALSLGQDMLVRQEHLRVNCAALYDNNQIIVYGTDDGVYFQAQNAQSRKLIDLTNVQQIDVLEDLLLLVVLAAILERSVFTFPLDALDLFDRMNRAVRLSRAQVSFFKVGLCMDRTVVCMVKTASLSSTVKILESVGFPAGSNLNRNVETSFKDTSNRLKIWKDFYLPAELYSVQFLKTKLCVAGSAGFEVVDLETLDTQVLLDPADNALNFVGQYKNPRPLDVYRVGDEFLVCYREFAFYVNKTGWKSDKNVIIYWEGTPIACGEYSPITQQSIEWLNAFSYTALHYPYIIAFSQDFVEIRHVDDGSLVQVMHKAGVRCLYTKHSPSQTNIGHHRLETSPSTLVSIEDRVMFLTLASD is encoded by the exons ATGGCTCCCCCACTTGAGCTTGCGGCAGCGAATGAGCAGGAAAACACAAGCGAGTCGGGAGGGAATATATTAGATTTAGTCCAGCTAAGTGAATTATTGCTTTTTAATAATCGAGAAATG AAGCAAAGGCTAAAACTCAACGATCCAGCACGCCGGTTGATTCATCAAGGTACCCTCAGGCACAAATCAAAGAAAAAAGAGTACAAACTCTTCTTATTCGACCATGCTTTGATCATTACCAAGCCCAAGGTCATTGATGGACGAGAGCGGTTGCATCTGGTCGACCAC CCAACCCCAATCCAACTCCTTCAAGTATCTTCGGAGCAAACTCGACCGAACATACTTGGGTTCATACCATTACCCCGAAACAAAGTCCGTCATCAACTACGCTTTTTGTCTCATGGGAAGCGATTTAACAGA GAAAAACCTTTGATATTATTGTCTCCTACTGCTGATGTGGCCCAGGCTTGGGTAGAGAACGTTGACGCACAGAGAGACACTAATCGGCGGAGTACAGAGTCCAATGCGCTTTCACTTGGTCAAGACATGCTTGTCAGACAGGAACATCTCAGAGTCAACTGCGCAGCCCTGTATG ATAATAATCAAATTATCGTTTATGGAACAGATGATGGGGTGTATTTTCAAGCGCAGAATGCCCAATCTCGAAAGTTGATCGATTTGACCAACGTACAACAGATCGATGTCTTAGAAGATCTTTTATTGTTAGTCGTATTGGCCG CTATCTTAGAGCGATCGGTTTTCACATTTCCGCTTGACGCTCTTGACTTATTCGACCGTATGAATCGAGCGGTTCGCCTTTCTCGCGCGCAAGTATCGTTCTTCAAGGTTGGATTGTGTATGGACCGTACGGTGGTATGCATGGTCAAGACGGCTTCACTTTCAAGCACCGTCAAGATTCTAGAGTCAGTTGGTTTTCCAGCGGGGTCCAATTTGAATCGGAATGTCGAGACTTCGTTCAAGGACACATCGAATAGACTGAAGATATGGAAG GATTTTTACCTACCTGCAGAATTGTACTCTGTACAATTCCTGAAGACTAAGCTCTGCGTAGCTGGAAGTGCTGGATTCGAGGTCGTTGACCTGGAAACCTTGGACACTCAAGTTTTATTGGATCCAGCGGACAACGCATTGAACTTTGTGGGACAGTACAAAAATCCCCGCCCGCTAGATGTGTATCGCGTCGGGGATGAATTTTTGGTATGCTATAGAG AATTCGCGTTCTATGTCAACAAGACTGGATGGAAATCTGACAAGAATGTGATTATCTACTGGGAAGGAACTCCGATCGCTTGTGGCGAGTACTCTCCAATCACACAGCAAAGCATTGAATGGCTTAACGCTTTTTCATATACAGCTCTTCATTACCCATATATCATTGCGTTTTCACAGGATTTTGTAGAGATTCGACATGTGGATGATGGCTCTCTCGTTCAAGTCATGCACAAAGCTGGCGTTCGATGCCTTTATACTAAACACTCGCCATCACAGACGAATATTGGGCATCATAGGCTTGAAACCTCGCCCAGCACTCTCGTTTCTATTGAAGACAGAGTTATGTTTTTGACATTGGCTTCGGACTGA
- a CDS encoding ATP-dependent DNA helicase PIF1, with product MSRISSFKREWDEEKPAELTKPEKSGRSEMITTAQSSANGTAPRAGGGGKSRFATIMAALQQGSDGNKASGKMTPSSSTPSSLSLSQESTAAWVNSISETSNTQTSSTATLTASGASGKRNRDSMEEDDESAKKRRSSRERYSKQTNLTVMEKAVTGSATGTEKVVITLSYEQSQILDLVKKGSNIFFTGSAGTGKSVLLREVIKALRKKHGKAQDAVAITASTGIAACNIGGVTLHSFSGIGIGEGTPEHLAMKVRKNRNALSRWLRCKVLIIDEVSMLDGDLFDRLAKVACIVRKIPKPFGGIQLIVTGDFFQLPPVMKGGQPKFAFEAEKWTECVERTFNLSKVFRQKDPRFVDMLNEMRFGRLTPSSIRTFYELSRSIPDDGIQATELFPRREDVDRSNNSRMAALPGKEESFPARDAGTITDPLQRDKMLQNFMAPKELSLKVNAQVMLLKNIDETLVNGSVGRIIGFYDATEVDVGEKGELIAFYAPEEKKKNAKKQKEQPQTLKKYPLVEFRVPRGTRKLLVMPETFKVELPNGEIQVSRTQLPLILSWAMSIHKSQGQTLDRVKVDCGRIFEKGQAYVALSRATSLEGLQVLNFDPKKAS from the exons ATGTCGCGCATCTCCTCGTTCAAACGCGAATGGGATGAAGAAAAGCCAGCTGAATTGACGAAACCTGAAAAATCAGGAAGGAGTGAGATGATAACCACCGCTCAGTCGTCTGCCAATGGAACAGCGCCACGTGCAGGGGGAGGAGGAAAGTCGAGATTTGCGACAATCATGGCGGCTCTGCAGCAGGGATCAGACGGCAACAAGGCCAGCGGCAAAATGACACCCTCATCATCTACTCCATCTTCTTTGTCTCTATCTCAGGAGTCTACTGCTGCATGGGTCAACTCAATATCGGAAACCTCGAACACCCAAAccagtagtacagccactcTCACAGCTTCTGGGGCATCGGGAAAGCGAAATCGCGATTCGATGGAAGAGGACGATGAGTCGGCCAAGAAGCGGAGGTCTAGTCGAGAAAGATATTCAAAACAAACAAATCTCACAGTCATGGAGAAGGCGGTCACTGGGTCTGCGACTGGTACAGAAAAGGTCGTTATCACGCTCAGCTACGAACAATCTCAAATTTTGGACCTTGTCAAAAAGGGCAGCAACATTTTCTTCACTGGTTCTGCCG GAACTGGCAAATCGGTATTGCTTCGTGAAGTTATTAAGGCGTTGCGAAAAAAGCATGGTAAAGCACAGGACGCCGTTGCGATTACGGCTTCAACGGGTATCGCTGCATGCAACATTGGAGGCGTTACTTTACATTCGTTCAGTGGTATAGGAATCGGCGAGGGAACGCCTGAACATTTGGCTATGAAAGTTAGGAAGAATAGAAATGCCCTTTCGAGATGGCTGAGGTGCAAGGTCCTTATTATTGATGAAG TGTCGATGTTGGATGGTGACCTGTTTGATCGCCTCGCCAAGGTTGCGTGCATAGTCAGGAAAATCCCTAAACCTTTTGGAGGCATACAG CTCATTGTTACCGGCGACTTTTTCCAATTGCCCCCAGTAATGAAAGGAGGACAGCCCAAGTTTGCTTTCGAGGCTGAAAAATGGACCGAATGCGTCGAGCGAACATTCAATTTGAGCAAAGTCTTTCGTCAAAAGGATCCTC GCTTTGTTGACATGCTCAACGAAATGCGTTTCGGACGGTTGACGCCTTCATCCATAAGGACCTTTTATGAGCTTTCTCGCTCTATCCCAGATGATGGGATTCAAGCTACAGAATTGTTTCCCCGGCGAGAGGATGTGGATCGATCGAATAATTCTCGCATGGCTGCACTCCCCGGCAAAGAAGAATCGTTTCCCGCGCGCGATGCGGGCACGATCACCGACCCATTACAGCGCGACAAGATGCTCCAAAACTTTATGGCGCCCAAAGAATTGTCGCTCAAGGTCAACGCTCAGGTCATGTTACTCAAGAACATTGACGAAACGCTCGTGAACGGATCCGTCGGTCGAATCATCGGGTTCTACGATGCAACCGAAGTCGACGTCGGAGAAAAGGGCGAGTTGATTGCCTTTTATGCCCCCGaagagaagaaaaagaacgcaaaaaaacaaaaggaGCAACCGCAAACGCTGAAAAAGTATCCGTTGGTCGAATTTAGGGTACCGCGCGGAACACGCAAGCTCCTGGTAATGCCGGAAACCTTCAAGGTCGAACTACCGAACGGAGAGATCCAAGTCAGCAGGACTCAGCTGCCGTTGATTTTATCTTGGGCAATGTCGATCCACAAGTCTCAAGGCCAAACCCTGGACAGGGTTAAAGTCGATTGTGGCAGGATCTTTGAAAAGG GGCAAGCGTATGTCGCGCTCTCGCGAGCAACATCACTAGAAGGACTTCAAGTGCTTAATTTCGATCCCAAAAAGGCAAGTTGA
- a CDS encoding carnitine O-acetyltransferase: protein MLARTRAPFCKHPRLSLSLRAASTTAPMVTRSADWKSRAPAPLPNTKTFAGEAALPLLPVPDLDVSLDRLKATLKPLARSAEELKAAETKIEELRSADLAGNYKRGCCSARRKRIKLGVHGWRNGGMMLHILPTAIRWMFDCCRVPGTDGKDFSVSFAQAGDTGDSGHVVVIRNGRLWRVDASAPDGGLLGTDELQKQFDYIYQHSEEPTPGVGVLTSNNRDVWAKDYQALREIPANAEILREIESCAFIVCLDKGRPQGPAELSRASWHGGLKGEELGNRWVDKPCQFIVYDNGEAGFMGEHSVMDGTPTVRLCDEVLTDLQSQSFPHAGASVSSPLPAPTPLDFTLTSTLQTAIESARQAGSELVNSQDLQYLLLPYGKDVVKKFNVSPDSWAQLIIQLAFWRLSKTGLVPNVGKGELAGTYEAATTRKFRKGRTETIRVVSEEVKAFCEAMDSKVPAERKISLFRDAAKVHIQRAREAGNAMGVDRHMFGLRHLVRTSEGETMPSIFSDPLYQRASKWTLSTSAIFSKHFPGYGWGEVVPDGFGVAYMTGYNDRMQFTITSRKEMPSSEFREEIKNAGEELYALFSQAQEHQPSKAKM from the exons ATGCTTGCGAGGACCAGAGCTCCATTCTGCAAACACCCACGACTCTCGCTTTCGCTCCGCGCAGCATCTACGACGGCTCCAATGGTCACTCGTTCCGCAGACTGGAAATCGCGTGCACCTGCGCCTCTTCCAAATACTAAAACGTTTGCGGGGGAAGCTGCATTGCCTTTACTACCCGTTCCGGACCTTGATGTCTCTTTGGACCGCCTCAAGGCCACTTTGAAACCACTCGCAAGGAGCGCTGAGGAGCTCAAGGCTGCAGAGACCAAGATTGAGGAACTTAGAAGTGCTGATCTCGCAGGAAATTACAAGAGAGGCTGTTGCAGCGCAAGGAGGAAAAGGATAAAATTGGGAGTACATGGCTGGAGGAATGGTGGGATGAT GCTGCATATCTTACCTACCGCGATTCG TTGGATGTTCGACTGCTGTCGCGTCCCCGGGACAGACGGGAAGGACTTTAGCGTCTCGTTTGCACAAGCTGGCGATACAGGTGATTCTGGCCATGTTGTAGTCATTCGAAATGGAAGACTCTGGAGAGTCGATGCCTCTGCACCTGACGGTGGCCTTTTGGGGACTGATGAATTGCAAAA ACAGTTTGACTATATTTACCAGCATTCGGAAGAGCCGACCCCGGGCGTGGGGGTCCTCACGTCGAATAATAGAGATGTGTGGGCAAAG GACTATCAAGCGCTCCGTGAAATTCCAGCGAATGCTGAGATCCTCCGCGAGATTGAATCATGCGCATTTATTGTATGCCTTGACAAGGGACGTCCTCAAGGGCCAGCTGAGCTTTCTCGTGCCTCTTGGCACGGAGGTTTGAAAGGCGAAGAGCTCGGAAATCGTTG GGTGGACAAGCCGTGCCAATTCATTGTATATGATAATGGAGAAGCTGGATTTATGGGCGAGCACAGCGTCATGGACG GCACACCAACCGTTCGATTGTGTGATGAGGTTCTAACCGACCTACAGTCTCAATCTTTCCCACACGCCGGAGCGTCCGTCTCTTCGCCTCTTCCCGCTCCCACTCCACTTGACTTTACACTTACTTCGACGCTACAAACCGCAATCGAATCAGCCCGTCAAGCAGGTTCTGAGCTCGTCAACTCTCAAGATCTCCAGTACCTTCTACTCCCCTACGGAAAAGACGTAGTAAAAAAATTCAACGTCTCGCCCGATAGCTGGGCCCAACTCATCATCCAACTCGCATTTTGGCGACTCAGCAAGACGGGACTTGTTCCGAACGTGGGCAAGGGCGAACTGGCCGGGACGTACGAGGCGGCGACGACTCGCAAGTTCCGAAAGGGCCGGACCGAGACCATTCGAGTTGTCTCTGAAGAGGTCAAGGCGTTTTGTGAGGCTATGGATTCAAAAG TCCCTGCCGAGCGTAAAATCTCGTTATTCAGGGATGCGGCCAAGGTACACATTCAGCGTGCCCGGGAAGCAGGAAATGCGATGGGCGTAGACCGGCATATGTTTG GTTTGAGGCACCTCGTTCGCACAAGTGAGGGAGAAACAATGCCCTCGATATTCTCCGATCCACTGTACCAGCGCGCCTCCAAGTGGACATTGAGTACAAGCGCGATATTTAGTAAACATTTTCCAGGATATGGCTGG GGTGAAGTTGTACCTGACGGC TTTGGGGTGGCATACATGACGGGTTACAATGACCGTATGCAATTCACAATTACGTCCCGGAAGGAGATGCCCTCATCTGAGTTCCGAGAAGAAATCAAAAACGCCGGAGAAGAATTATATGCATTATTCTCACAGGCCCAGGAACATCAACCATCCAAGGCGAAGATGTAG
- a CDS encoding prenylcysteine lyase, whose translation MLFLPALILGPSLLFNEVSATTYKVAIVGAGAGGSSASYWLSLAKQRAPAGTNVEITVYEQDKRVGGRSTTVYPYNNTAYAPIELGASIFTTATETWFGLPPNLDISSLRLVDTADNIRMEERYQDGPTKLGGLIVPFLTSFAKSYTPSFPKFPTVKDYASAVDYTSLLPYTLKSYLTQGGINLNWINDFMTGSTRFNYGQDVGSISAVPGMASLSAAERHFTRTTVNCIEKDKNAKYNVKTNKGTATYDAVIIAAPLPLTNIKFVNTATQPSSFPKVDYLHLHVTLLTTTTPSLLPTYFKANNSSALPGTILTTAEYGSKPQFNSIRYQATIDKNGKTEYVVKIFSPAKISDTTLATLFGKNSIGWVLRKEWDAYPYFPIRSEFPPVKLDKGLYYVNSMEALFSTMETEIISSRNVVDLLSTELIGSGLCGPEGPKGPATDSYVLGWDC comes from the exons ATGTTGTTCCTACCCGCTCTCATCCTCGGGCCATCGCTGCTCTTCAATGAGGTTTCAGCCACAACATACAAAGTTGCTATTGTGGGCGCTGGCGCCGGGGGCTCTTCCGCATCCTACTGGCTTTCTCTCGCGAAGCAGCGCGCTCCCGCTGGGACCAACGTAGAGATCACCGTTTACGAGCAAGACAAGCGCGTCGGCGGTC GAAGCACGACCGTTTATCCGTACAACAACACTGCGTACGCACCTATTGAACTTGGCGCGTCAATTTTCACGACGGCAACCGAAACATGGTTCGGGCTGCCTCCGAATTTGGATATCAGCTCGTTACGTTTGGTGGA CACTGCAGATAACATTCGTATGGAAGAACGGTACCAAGATGGACCCACTAAATTGGGAGGATT GATCGTGCCGTTCTTGACCTCGTTCGCCAAGTCATACACGCCTTCGTTCCCTAAATTCCCAACTGTCAAGGACTACGCATCCGCAGTGGACTACACCTCGCTCCTGCCTTACACCCTCAAATCCTACCTCACTCAAGGTGGCATTAACCTCAATTGGATCAATGATTTCATGACAGGAAGCACGCGCTTTAACTATGGACAAGACGTTGGTTCCATCAGCGCTGTCCCGGGAATGGCGAGCTTGTCCGCCG CGGAGCGTCACTTCACTCGGACCACG GTCAATTGCATTGAGAAAGACAAGAACGCCAAATACAACGTTAAAACGAACAAGGGCACGGCAACCTACGACGCAGTCATCATTGCAGCCCCTCTCCCGCTAACAAACATCAAGTTCGTCAATACCGCCACCCAACCATCTTCATTCCCCAAAGTCGActacctccacctccacgtCACGCTactcaccaccaccacccctTCGCTCCTCCCGACTTACTTCAAGGCCAACAATTCGTCCGCATTGCCCGGGACGATTCTAACCACGGCCGAGTACGGCTCCAAGCCTCAATTTAACTCGATTCGGTACCAGGCTACGATCGACAAGAATGGCAAGACAGAGTATGTGGTGAAGATTTTCTCGCCTGCCAAAATCTCGGATACTACTTTGGCAACGTTATTTGGGAAGAACTCGATTGGATGGGTGCTCCGCAAGGAA TGGGACGCGTACCCCTACTTTCCCATCCGATCTGAATTCCCTCCTGTGAAGCTTGACAAGGGGTTATACTATGTGAACTCTATGGAAGC TTTATTCTCAACGATGGAAACAGAAATCATCTCTTCGCGTAACGTCGTGGATCTTTTGTCGACAGAACTCATAGGATCTGGATTGTGTGGCCCCGAGGGACCTAAAGGTCCGGCAACGGACAGCTACGTTCTTGGTTGGGATTGTTAG
- a CDS encoding chitin deacetylase, whose protein sequence is MRYALITSTAAAVLSCSHVVLAGNPAHEAYLERRQAALSTTVSSSSAAQTGAPSLSSSSAASSSSTSAAPSISRAPAPQHMTATDPSIPSLDHITMGGPVQSPVHLTTTYAAGATAPLKGARTLPSKMIVASRYPPIDKVPPTDSPEVQDWIAEVMANNPSIPLIPQTKDGSCAGDPELAKQGSAAGNCWWTCGGCTRPTDITVCPDKMSWGLTYDDGPSPYTPKLLHYLDEHQLNATFYVVGSRVISRPEIVQYEYMKGHELSVHTWSHYPLTSLTNEQIIAELGWTRKAIRDVTGVSPLTMRPPYGDIDDRVRAIAMAMDLTPVIWTGVGKDEFDTSDWRIPGGTSNGTYSYSAFNKILEKAATLDTGFIVLQHDLYQETVDLAVGYILPDALAHQPKFTLSSVSHCLHQPLEDAYIETNTNETIRTTAGGGIGLRNSGFRASAPIGFAGALVGMVGVLAVLFA, encoded by the exons ATGCGATACGCCTTAATCACCTCGACTGCAGCTGCAGTGCTCTCCTGTTCCCATGTTGTTTTAGCCGGGAATCCTGCCCATGAAGCATACCTCGAG CGTCGTCAAGCCGCTCTGTCAACCACTGtatcttcctcctcggcagCTCAGACTGGTGCTCCTAGTCTCTCTAGCTCGAGTGCTGCTTCTTCGTCGTCCACCTCGGCCGCACCATCCATCTCGCGTGCTCCTGCGCCCCAACACATGACCGCGACTGATCCTAGTATTCCTTCTTTGGACCACATTACTATGGGCGGCCCAGTTCAATCGCCAGTGCACTTGACTACTACCTATGCTGCTGGAGCTACTGCTCCGCTCAAGGGAGCTCGTACTTTGCCAAGTA AAATGATCGTGGCTTCACGGTATCCTCCAATCGACAAGGTTCCTCCTACCGACTCTCCCGAGGTTCAAGACTGGATTGCCGAGGTCATGGCAAATAATCCCAGCATTCCTTTAATCCCCCAGACGAAAGATGGCTCGTGTGCTGGCGATCCTGAACTGGCCAAACAAGGTTCTGCG GCCGGAAACTGCTGGTGGACCTGCGGAGGGTGCACTCGCCCAACTGACATTACAGTGTGCCCTGACAAGATGTCATGGGGCTTGAC GTACGACGATGGTCCTTCGCCGTACACGCCCAAGCTTTTGCACTACTTGGATGAGCATCAGCTCAACGCTACTTTCTACGTTGTCGGCTCTCGCGTCATTTCTCGCCCCGAGATAGTTCAGTATGAATACATGAAGGGCCATGAG TTATCCGTGCATACATGGTCGCACTACCCACTTACCTCTCTCACCAACGAGCAAATTATCGCAGAGCTTGGGTGGACCCGAAAGGCGATTCGCGATGTGACCGGGGTGTCGCCGCTTACTATGCGTCCTCCTTATGGTGATATTGATGATCGTGTCCGTGCTATTGCCATGGCCATGGACCTGACCCCCGTTATCTGGACTGG TGTTGGAAAGGACGAGTTTGACACTTCCG ACTGGCGTATTCCAGGTGGTACCTCCAATGGTACTTACTCGTATAGCGCCTTCAACAAAATCTTGGAAAAGGCCGCTACTCTCGATACTGGTTTCATTGTGCTCCAACATGACTTGTATCAAGAGACCGTTGACCTCGCTGTTGGTTACATTCTTCCAGATGCTCTCGCACATCAACCCAAGTTCACTCTTTCGAGTGTTAGCCACTGCTTGCACCAGCCTCTCGAAGACGCTTATATCGAGACCAACACCAACGAGACCATCAGGACCACTGCTGGTGGTGGAATCGGACTGAGGAACTCTGGATTCAGGGCGAGTGCTCCTATTGGCTTTGCAGGTGCATTGGTTGGGATGGTTGGTGTTTTGGCCGTGCTTTTCGCTTGA